Proteins from one Mytilus galloprovincialis chromosome 11, xbMytGall1.hap1.1, whole genome shotgun sequence genomic window:
- the LOC143052808 gene encoding uncharacterized protein LOC143052808 isoform X2, which produces MAEEPSLDSSPSMTEIERKVQELEEMFKDRYTENDEDYMKTVSTPLPDPPCIKNWFVRQQRGNWNRGGGGGYRGSGDRRYDDRNRGNYHGNRDSGDRRYDDRNRDNYHGNRNSGDRRYDDRNRDNYHGNRGGYHGNQGQDHHSHRGGRHQRNDNYGNRGRHDQRYNPY; this is translated from the exons ATGGCAGAAGAACCTTCCCTGGATTCATCACCAAGTATGACAGAAATAGAGAGGAAAGTCCAGGAGCTGGAGGAAATGTTTAAAGACAGATACACAGAGAATGATGAGGATTACATGAAGACAGTGTCAACCCCATTACCTGACCCACCATGCATCAAAAACTGGTTTGTCAGGCAGCAAAGAGGAAACTGGAACAG aggaggaggaggaggatatAGGGGTTCTGGAGACAGACGATATGATGATCGTAACAGAGGCAATTACCATGGTAACAGAGATTCAGGTGATAGACGTTATGATGATCGCAATAGAGACAATTACCATGGCAACAGAAATTCAGGAGACAGACGTTATGATGATAGAAATAGAGACAATTACCATGGTAACAGAGGTGGTTACCATGGAAACCAAGGACAAGACCATCATTCACATAGAGGTGGCCGCCATCAAAGAAATGATAATTATGGGAATCGTGGGCGACATGATCAGAGATATAATCCTTATTAA
- the LOC143052808 gene encoding uncharacterized protein LOC143052808 isoform X1, with amino-acid sequence MAEEPSLDSSPSMTEIERKVQELEEMFKDRYTENDEDYMKTVSTPLPDPPCIKNWFVRQQRGNWNRGGGGGGYRGSGDRRYDDRNRGNYHGNRDSGDRRYDDRNRDNYHGNRNSGDRRYDDRNRDNYHGNRGGYHGNQGQDHHSHRGGRHQRNDNYGNRGRHDQRYNPY; translated from the exons ATGGCAGAAGAACCTTCCCTGGATTCATCACCAAGTATGACAGAAATAGAGAGGAAAGTCCAGGAGCTGGAGGAAATGTTTAAAGACAGATACACAGAGAATGATGAGGATTACATGAAGACAGTGTCAACCCCATTACCTGACCCACCATGCATCAAAAACTGGTTTGTCAGGCAGCAAAGAGGAAACTGGAACAG aggaggaggaggaggaggatatAGGGGTTCTGGAGACAGACGATATGATGATCGTAACAGAGGCAATTACCATGGTAACAGAGATTCAGGTGATAGACGTTATGATGATCGCAATAGAGACAATTACCATGGCAACAGAAATTCAGGAGACAGACGTTATGATGATAGAAATAGAGACAATTACCATGGTAACAGAGGTGGTTACCATGGAAACCAAGGACAAGACCATCATTCACATAGAGGTGGCCGCCATCAAAGAAATGATAATTATGGGAATCGTGGGCGACATGATCAGAGATATAATCCTTATTAA
- the LOC143052808 gene encoding uncharacterized protein LOC143052808 isoform X3 — translation MAEEPSLDSSPSMTEIERKVQELEEMFKDRYTENDEDYMKTVSTPLPDPPCIKNWFVRQQRGNWNRGGGGYRGSGDRRYDDRNRGNYHGNRDSGDRRYDDRNRDNYHGNRNSGDRRYDDRNRDNYHGNRGGYHGNQGQDHHSHRGGRHQRNDNYGNRGRHDQRYNPY, via the exons ATGGCAGAAGAACCTTCCCTGGATTCATCACCAAGTATGACAGAAATAGAGAGGAAAGTCCAGGAGCTGGAGGAAATGTTTAAAGACAGATACACAGAGAATGATGAGGATTACATGAAGACAGTGTCAACCCCATTACCTGACCCACCATGCATCAAAAACTGGTTTGTCAGGCAGCAAAGAGGAAACTGGAACAG aggaggaggaggatatAGGGGTTCTGGAGACAGACGATATGATGATCGTAACAGAGGCAATTACCATGGTAACAGAGATTCAGGTGATAGACGTTATGATGATCGCAATAGAGACAATTACCATGGCAACAGAAATTCAGGAGACAGACGTTATGATGATAGAAATAGAGACAATTACCATGGTAACAGAGGTGGTTACCATGGAAACCAAGGACAAGACCATCATTCACATAGAGGTGGCCGCCATCAAAGAAATGATAATTATGGGAATCGTGGGCGACATGATCAGAGATATAATCCTTATTAA